ttttcaggaattggaactgattccctttgtaattcaAGGGATCATTTGACCCTCCCTTTAAGCCAGCTATATAAATTCACTTGATTTTCTAATCATGCTGCTTTTCGAGGTATATATCCAGGTGAGGTAACAATATTCCCTTGTAAAGCAATCCTGCACTGGCGTTTTAAGAGAAGAGGCTTTCGTGGGCTCTATGTTCAAGAAATGGAAGATCAGAGGATGGAAAGTAGATGATGGAATGCAAGCAAAAGAACTTGgtacaaaatatataacatgTTCAGGCAATGTTACACTCTAAGAAGCAAGGGAGGTATAGCCAAAGCCCAAAAGGAACTTGTCACAACATAGTTACATTATTTCCTCTGCTTCTAAATTAAAAGGGAATTGTCTCCCTTGATATTAACTATGTTCAGGCTTATCCAATAATTGCTCTTAACTAACAAATATTGCTCaaaattttatctttttttttacatcagaaagattatctttccgatgtaacaaatacaaaaaattacattaaattGGGCTCTTAACTAACAAATAGAACCCTTCAGGGTTGATCCATAGACCACCCCTCCCCAAACCATATATCCACTAAAAAATTTATCTTGTTACCTGttacaatattttttcaatctaaACTCTACTAGTAATATTACTCTACACGATCATGAACTTCAATCAGGCAAATTCTTTGACACTCTTTGATCATGTGTTTCAGTCGTGGACAATAATAAGACTCATCATCGCTATGACACATTGCTATTCTGATAATTTTTTGGAGAAAGAGAAAGATCAAACAGCCAAATTCAGACCTGCAAAGTATCTTTTCAGTTTGAAAAGGATAAGAAAAAGATGGTTTGTCTTATGGTTCATTCCTGCATAGGCTCCCATCAATATCATCATCTCACCCAACCCCAACATAATATTTTTCCATCTTCACCAACCTTCTTCACTAAGCAAAACTAATGCTTCCTTTTTCCTCACTGCACATTCCACTCCCACCAATATTTTCAAGTCTCAAACCCTTGACATTCAAAGTCATTGATTTTCTATATGTTAGCTCCTCTTCTTGTGTTCATATTCATGGTCAACCTTCTTCAACTCTTCCCTGTGTTGATGTTCCTTCTTATCCCAGTTTCACCTCAAGCCTGAACAGCTCCTATATACTGGATTCAAGAGAGTGGGCAGGGacaattttattttagaaaagagaatTCTATTGAAAATAAGATAGGCTTGGGAACATGCTCTCCCAAGTAAGCTTGAAATACAGGACAGAAACATCAGAAAAATAAACAGTAGACTAGACTAAACAAGTTCACAGtggaaaaaaaacaaataacacCTAAGGCTAAAACGCTGATATCATGAGTTCCATATAGCCAGCTTGATTGAATTATCATAGCTACTTCAAATGTGCTCCAACAGCAATCTCATTACGGGGGTCCATATCAGCAGCAACACACCAAATTTAGTGAGAAACATCACTCACTATAGCAGAGTTTCAGCCCAGAAAACACACAGCAGCAAAAACAAGCAGATGAACAATCAGAATTTTGCCCAAACAGGAGAATTTTGGACCCGTACCCTTCTGCTTAAAGGCAGGGACAATTTAACCTTGAATGGGGTAGCAGAATTAGAGAAAAGTATAATACTTAGGATAACAAATGAGACAAGTAAATATATGGGGCATACTTTTTATCCAGCTCCTTTTCAATTCAAGAACTCTAGCAACGGTAAAGCATTCTACTTTTCTTCTATTGTCCCTGAGTATCTAAATCCAGGTGAGCAAGGAGCCCTAGCCTTTACCACTGCAACTTCCAAGGATCTCCATGCTCTCCCCAGCTAGTACCTTGGTGGTCTTAACAAAAGTAACATTGGGAACTTCTCCCACCACCTCTTTGCTGTTATGTTAGACACCGTTCAGGACATCAATGACAACCATGTAAGTATCCCAATCAACAACTTGCATTCAAATTCATCTGACCCAGCAGAACATTACACAGAAGAAATATACTTCTCTTATAACTGGAGTTTCAGTATCTGTTGTCCTTGCACTGTCTGCTATCTTACATGATATTTACATTTGCAGAAAAAACAAGAATGCAAATGTGACAGAAACTTGGGAGTTTGAGATTGGGCCACACACGTACTCCTTCCAAGAGCTCAAGAAAGCCACAAAAGGTTTCAAGTAGTGTCACAGTCAAAAACTGAGAAATAAGTTCCATTACAATCCAGAATCATGTTTACACAACATGAAAACTTGATAGACTCCATATCACGCTTCTCTCAACTTTAACAAGTCTAGAAGAATTGAGTCTGCATGCTTGTTCACACTTAAATCTGAAGAATGTAATTACAAGGGAAAAATGGAGCATAATTTATTCAACCAATGCAACTGCAGTCATTGACAGGAATATCAAGATCAAGTGAACAAACAGAAGATGATTATGTTCATTGGTCTGAAAATTAGTATAATGCCAGTACTGAATCACAAATTCACAATTTACAACCCCGATGTCTAATAACTTATAAGGAATTTGCACATAATACATGAAGCATCCACCACTTTAACCCCAAATGTGAAAATGCATCCAATCTAACCCCGCATCCCCTGCAACATTTCCTTATAATGATAAATAACACATCTTCATCAACTCTCTTAACTATCAATGACTGACACAACAAATCCATATAAGTAAGCAAGATAAATTCTCTTGTGGATACAGATTAGTCTAATAACAATGCCTGACATTTAATGCCAGACTGAAACACACTTACAAGAAGTTCGCACCAAATACAATAATAAGCAGCAATCTTGCCCTAAGTACAACACCTTAAATTAActaatcaatcaaatcacatacTGAACATTGATAAACACGCTGAAGAATCTACATCTCTTTCTTGCCCAAAAAATGAATATGAATACTTTTAGGCAGAAAGAAACCAACGCAACCCAGCAATTAGGAATTTAGGATTCATCAGCAAAAACTATATCAACCTATATATAAATAGCAGACAAAGCATCACATAAACCATTCTGATCATAACTACAAGTTGTAAACTCAATTTCTAATAGTAGAAGCAAGTATGTAGTAATCCAGCGGGGAGGAAAAAAGTCAAAGATCCTTCTTATCATACCCTTCACGTTGAAAAGAACATCACAATCAATTacaaaacatatatcaattcaCTTTGTTCAAAATATTTAGGACAGCCATTGCACAAGACACACATTCCATGTCCTGCACAACCACCAAAACTAACAGGTGCAATATATTGTAAAAACTAAGTACCAATGCAATCATCTAGACACAACTTCCAGTTACTAACTAACTCCTATCAGAAACTTTCATTTAAATAAAAGTTCACATATTGCAGAACTTCTTGGGCATGAGGACAATTCTTTTAGCATTTCAAATTTGTCCTGTAATTTCGAGGAACACGCAGTGCATATGGTCATTGTCTGTAAAACTCCTGAGTTCTTCATCATATATTTTGCAAACTGCTGCTCACTTTCTGTGCCGCTATAATTTGTAATAGAGCACTTCCTAAGCTGTGAAAAAAGACACTCAGGAACATTAAAGGGGGAATTCCAAACCATATCAGTATCACTTTCCACCATATCAAGTGATAACTTTTGCAGCTTTGGCCAATTCTTGAGCATCGCAAGTACCAAATCCCAGTTCATACCAGTACCGAACATGAGCTCCACATGAGTTAAATTGGGAAAAACTGGATTGTCATCAGCATCAGGGTACTgcaatagttaaaaaaaaaaaaaaaatcacaaacattAGTGACATTTTCTAAAATACAAACAAGTTAATCACCCTTTTCTTTCACATATACACAACAAACCTTGTCAATGCGAAGAAATTCTACATTACAAATCACTTTCAGAGCAAAATTTGGACCAATGCGAAATATATCTGCCCTGACCAACTTAGATAAACTTTTCAAGTTCTTATTACTAGGTCTAGGACTATCAGAGCCAGCACAGTATATACGCGTCAAACGCAAATCCTCAAGAACTGGACACCCAGAAAGAAGTTTCATAAGATAATTCGGTCCGCGAAACTCAACATAATCCAAATGCAAAGTTTTGAGGAAAGGAAGGTCCGAAATAGAAAATACATCCACGTCTAACGCAATCAACTTGAGAACAACCAGAGTTTTGCAGCTGAAAATGCTGCTGGACCTTAAGCGTACAGGGTCTGAAGAAGAGGGAAGCTCGATGTGCAGATTTTCAATTCCACTTTGCATTGCAGCGTTGACCCATGTAGTAACATCGGAATCAGAAAGGTTGAAATTGGAATGACCACATTGTAGACGAAAACTTGTGATTGGTTTCTGCATATCTCTGTTGAGAATGGTTCTATATATGAACTTTGAAAAGGAATCGTAGGGTTTGTCATTGATGAGGTAGGTTTGGTCGTCAAAGAAGAGAGTAGGAACTGAACGCCATAGTGGCTTCCACCCCTTTGAGAGAACACTTGTGGTAATGGCGTTTTGGGttggaagaaaagagagaatgtGAGAATGGACTTCATCTGGCAACGTGCTGATTCTGTCAGCCATGTTCACTCTGGTAGGTTCTCTTCTCTGCCGTGTTCACAAGAATGTGACGAAGAGCCTTGATTAGATTTGGGGCTGGTTTGTTTTTAGGGTTTAAGAGATGTTTCTCTTGAGTTAAGGTATTCATAACCAATTCAGGCCCCGTTTAGAAACACaccttaattaagcgcttatgagctattttaaaatatttattgaaataaattgaaaataaactatACATAAGCATAcgctctttttcataagttatcctgaatagcttatgataataagctcaaaataatttatggtaggccataagctatttgtataagctcttccaaacactggcataaaaGCTTATGCTATCAAATAAGCTTTTCCAAACGAGACCTCAAttcaaacaaaaattgaaaagtcGATCAAGAGCAACTAAAATTCAATCAGATTGTAATCAAATGAAATGAAGTGAGAAGtgaaaaaattgatttattttattaaatcgGATTGGATTTTAGatttaattttcaaaactgaaccAATCCAATCTAAATTGAATATTTGtgcatatatataatttttcaaCAATGATATGCAAACCACATTGACCACTAACCTCATATTGTAGCCGTTTACGACCGTCACAAAGAGAGAAGTTTAAAAAACATGTTATGTGACGGTTTCAAACTACTAAAAATGTAAAAATGTTGTGGATGGGGTATGTACTATAGAGTGGTtcaccaatttttttaataattttatttaaacatAAATCATATTATTCAtgtttacttatttatttaattgtatgtttatatatttattatatgacacttctttatttataaaaaaattgaatcataGAATTTCTAGTAATCatttaaataaatatgattttttaggtACAATATAAATATGGTTCAAAGTAAACAAAACATTTGTTGGGAGATGCCTACtcacttaacgtgatctcagAGCCTCAAGGAATTAGTCTTATGAATGTCGGTTGTGGGGATACCAACACGCATATCagaagtaaaaatagaaaacacaaTAGGGGAAAGAGTCTCCCACACTAAGTGATGTCTATGCTGATTCTGAGAAAAACTAGTAAGCTTGTCCGCCACCACATTGATACCTCGAGGGACATGGTGGAGGGAGACCCCCCCAATCAAGGTTAAGGAGATAAAGAACTGATGCTACCTCCACATTAAATTACGAGCAATGCCTCGATCCATCTCTGTAGGATATTAGTCACACTAGAGCACTCTGACTCACATTGCACTCTTCTGTAACCTCGCTGCCAGCAAGCTGCAACCCTTTTTTAATTGCAGCCACCTCAGCTAGAAGCATAATTGAAAATCCAAGTGTCGTGCATGTCGAACAAGCAACTGCCATATGTATTGAGCTTCACCCAACGGTTAGAAGGGGAAGACCAATGGGCAACAAAACATGTATGGTTGAAGCGCTAAGAAAGAACACCCTAGCAGATCTAGGTCCTGGACAGAAGAAGCAACCGCACGCAGAAGCAGCACTAAACTTGGGTATGTGTGAGTTAAATTTGTGTGACTTGTATTTGGATACCTTTATAGAAAAAAAGTGAGTTTCATGGGGTCTaattatgaaattcagttgtaaAATCTCAGGATCGGTTGTGTTTAATGTAGAAGCTACTATTTGGTGTGGCAAATAGAATTGATTATGTAGAACTCATACTGGTTTACTAGTGAATCAAACATCACATCAGCTGGTTGGAATTGATTTTTATCAAGTGGAATTGATTTTCTCTTAAATCAGAATTAGTACATGTacctagggatgacaatggtAAAGGTATTCACGAGGTAGGTATCATAGTACCCATTTTCAAACccgcatttttaaaaaattgcttGAACTCATTCTCATACTTGCATCACAAACAACTTAAATGTTCGTCCACATATCTTCTGGATACTTATATATCCATACTCATACTCATTACTCACAATTTAGTTAACTAAGATATGACTTtcagtaattttattttttaattaaaaaaataaaaatataattgttattatattatagaaaacattaattaaaCATACAAAAGACTAGTAAATACTTAACAAgtgaaatcattcaactaagtatatatttttgtaaaatgaGAAGCAAGAAAATTACAATATTACATTTGTTAATATACTCTTAAAGTTATAGGTTAATAGGGATTGGAGGGCCCAGGTGTCCTGGATTCATCGTGATGGTAATTCTTTGGCTGATTGACTTGCTAGACGTGATGCACTTTCCCCCAGTTGGTGTCCAGACTATTGTTTCCCCTTCTCCCGAGCTAAAGATTCTTCTGCTAAAAGATTCTCTGACTGTCCCCTAGTTCTTCTCTTTGTCTGTCTGTTCTTAATTTtccgataaaaaaaaaagagctagTAAAACAAGaaccatatatataatataggCTTAGTTACATTTTTTAATCTCTCATTTATCATGCTAGTGTAATTTGGGTCCCCTGGTGTTTAAAATGATTGGTCCTTAAATTTTTTGACGTGTGAAATCAGATCCTTCTGTTAGAATAACgtccaaaatttaacattatTCACATcaataatgattcatagacatagGAATAGTAAAAACACCCCAAACACCGTTCACATGTGGCCAAGTGTGCTGAGTCAGCTTCTGAGGGGAGGGGCCGGAAAATGAATTGCAATATTTGAGGGACTGAATGTATAATTTGGAGAAAGGTTAGAATTTTGGGGATTTTGAGCGGGATATGAAAGTGAAAATCCCTAAATTAGGGATTCCAATTTTCACCGTTCTCCTCTCTCTCGCGATCTCTGTTCGCCAGTTCCTCTTCTCCGCCCGCCACTCGCCGGCGCCCCTCCACCGCTCGCGCCCCTCCACCACTCGCTGCCCCTCCACCACTCGCGCGAAGGCTCACTTCTTCGCCTGGGTTatgcttcctcctcctcctctggcTTCCTTTTCTTCTCTCTCGCGAATCCCTCCCTACGCCTCGCTCACACCGGCTTCCTCTCCTCCGCCACTGGTTCTGACGGTCACTCAACCAGCCCCTTTTTGAATCTCTCTCGGTAACGATTTCCATCAATCTCGTTTTCTCAATTTGGTACTGATGTTTCACTCACTCTACCAGTTCGATTGCCAATGCTTGATTGAttcttttatgttttcaattttgtttaCATTTTCAATTCTTGTTGGGTGGTGATTTTCTGAAAGGAATTTTCCTAAACTTGACAGATTCGTCTGTAAAGGGAAACATGGAAAGACTATTCTTGATCAAACAACTGCAAGCACTGTCTCACTCATTTTGCTCTTGCTGATGATATCATTTCCAAGGTCCCCTGCTGCTCCCATTTTtcctctgattttcatttcttgatGCTGAATGTACTGTGATTTTGGGTTTCTTGCTGAATAATTATTTGATATATATGATATTTTTGAGTCTTATTATTGTTCAATGATCATGATGTAATGATGGGAGTAATAGAAGAtaggaattagagaaaaataaattaatatatcaCTCTTTTGGGTTTATAAATCAGTGGTATATGCTAAGCGTAGCTGCATCTGTGTGAAACAGATTTGAATCCCCTGCTGTTTCAAAATAAGTGCATGGTGTGCAGTTCTAAAGTTAACAAAAGGTTAAAATTGATGATCTGAAACTTTTCTTACACAATGACTAACTTAGGTACCGTAAGATTACCCGTGTAGATAGTAAATGTGGCCCCATTGTTTTTTTCCAGTGGTCAAAGGTTAAAATTCATCTCTGATTCTTATCTGATTCACCAAGGTCAATAATGACAGTGTTgattactagcatagtgcctaTTAAGTTGTTGGTTACTCTATTCTTGTATTTCCTTGGAAGCCAATCCTTCAAAGCATTGGTGATTACTGATTGGTGTTGTCATGAAAGCATACTTGGTTATGGGATTGACCAAGGTAGTATATATTGCTATTTTTGAGCTTATGTTGTTATGTGGCAGGTTTAATGCTACCTATGATTCAACCTTGGAACCAAACATTAGATAGCTAATTGTGCCCATAGAGCCAAACTTAACCACCCTCCAGATACTAGAGCATATGGAGCCGACAGTATCTCAACACCTGATATTGCATTGAGTCCATTAAGACAAGTGCCGAAGAAAGATAAAGTGTTTTTAGTTGGAGAATGAGAGGAGAGGCTATAAGTTTCTCCTCATCTATGGCATACCCTAACATTAGAGGATGTAGCAAGGTTCATTGCAAGGTGCTCACAAACTCAATATTTATGTTGAAGCtgatacatttttttctttttgtttcagTTGGTCTTTTAGTATTAGAATCTCGGCTGAGAGGGGTAGTAAAAATCCTACCAATTGTGCGTGGGGCTATTTtacattatatatttatatatattctaTTAATATATCGTCTACACCAAAAAAATTTATTCCGTTAATAGTGAACTTATATTACAAGTTTAATTTAGTTGACAGTAGTGTCAAATTCAGGGCATGTCACCATTTAGGAAAAATGCCCCCACTCAAACCACCTCCCTTGCCAAATTCtgcatttctttcttttttaaaatttaaatttcaaatttattggctatgtttcttctcttttctttccaaattgttgatcttgtcttttTATCTATTTTCACTTACCTTTTGTCTTCTGTTGATCGCTTACAAATCTGCTGACTTCACCCATGTGGTTTACAATGTAAGTCATAATATTaatctttcattttatttttacagGTTACAAAGAATTAATTAACTCTGCGGCTCACAACCATATAAGAGCAAAGGATACAAGGAAGAACATGGTAACTATTTAAAAACTGGCTAGACAATAATTGCTAATACTGTTGTTGTTAATCTAAAACAAAtcttaaaatgttttttttatgttcTTGGTTTTATTAATGAGctgataataatatttattagtgTTGATACTATGTTAACTATGTTCAATTACTTATGTTTTTGTAAACCAAAATACACTCCACTTAAATAGAAATTGTTGGGGCATGCTGACTAGTGACTATAACTTTCATGGATAGGAAAACTTATATTTGTAGTTAATTTCTCACCTCCTCTAATACATATATTCTAATTTATACTATAATTCAAAACGATATGTATTGGACAAAGAGTCAAAGGAAATATAACATTTGATTTTAGCTAGCTGGTTGGTTGGGTGAAATCAATACAAGGTATAaaacattattattttaatcTCTTAAATGAATTAATTTAGTAAAACTAAGCAATTTCTTCAAGAATATTAACTATGGAGTGAGTGGTGTCTTACCGTTTAAGAGTTGGGAAACACCTATACTTAAATATTTTTCCTTCAATTTGATGTTCATCAAGCATGTTCTTTATGAGATTTTAAGTTTCTGGTTTGATATTCATGTTTAAAAATGGATTCTCTAGGCATtgactgaaggtatgaaaaacggtagaaagggggggtttgaataacgttttcagtataaaacttccaccttaaagattttgacaaatctttcgagaacttaagtgctaaagataagagatagaaaagcacacaaggattttatcctggttcacttgataaatcactcaagctactccagtccacccgttaaggtgatttcttccttcttagaatgaaggcaatccactaatcaggtaagagttacaactgcacttgaaacctacaagtgactaacaattacactgacttagctcacactaagattcactctcttagtcttctctaggatccgatcagccttgatctcctaaaggaactaaacaaactgtttatcaaagaattgtttacaagagatttgcttctaaaaagctaatagtaaactcaatgaatttcagatgaaagaaagcttagaagaatttaagtttgtcttgcgcgtatgtgaatgcttctagccgtttctttcagtcttcagcctctttatatactccaaggattagggttgagcgttgcatggaaaatgctaccgttggagggcagttctggaaaatccagcttctgctgtgtctgagactgttaggtaggtcgtcaggaaggtacagttgcttttgtacttggatagcgacttgacctttaaacctaggagacttctgatcaggggaatgcttcatattggaacttgtgaagccggttgatcagagtcagagggaaagcccagatcctctgaccattgtttcttctgattctgaactcagagggaagaacatggtcttcagagtatcttgcttctggacatcagagtttccactattcagcttctggatcttcagagtcttctacaccatcagaacatctgaaccttcagtgtttcttggttatcagactttctggatcttcagaacttctagtgactgagtccacatcagagtttgtataacttcagaacttctgaagcttttccactgttcatactgaacatggtgaatgcgaaagcgttgcttgggttgctctttatacacagtgcttctgatttgtgtgagattgagttgaggtcagagcctgtaaatagcacactcagaaaaacacgttagagtaccacaattgttcatatcaaaaggttaacttgtaatcatcaaaacatagagttgtactactagatcaaaacttgatcttacattgaCATGGTTCGGAtactatattattaattaatgtgtAGGTTTTTGGGCGATGCATTACGTAACATTATAACGTAAAAGTGATTATCAAGTTGAGTTGATATATTACTAAGCACTAACAATAAGGCCTTTATGGTTTGGACATATTTTTTTCGCAGGTTCAATTGAGGCATAAGTGTAGAACTAATTTATTGGTTGAAGTTAATAGTCATCTCACTGCAGCACAAAAGGCTCGAATTCAGTCCACCCCATTTAGATGGACCATCCAAATGGGAGAAACATTAGAACTATCTTGCCCTTTGCTACTTGAATTGTTGTATCGGTGGGATGAGCACCTCaaaggttttagagtaggaagTCGTCTGGTTAAATTTACTCTTCTACATGTATATTTTGCTCTGGGGTTGCGTATAGTTGGTGAACGAGTATTGATGCATGACCCAGAAGAAAGTCATACAAGATCCTTGTTTGAAGGAAAAGATATAACCATCCCCACCATAGTTGAACAACTAAAACTGTTTCAGCGTGATGAACAAGTTGATGATTTTTGTAGGCTATATTTATTTCTTGCCTTTTCTGTATTCTATTTCCCAAAGACAACATCCCCTGTGAATGGTGCTTTGTTAAGTATGTTAGATAACCTAGATGCTCTTGACCAGTACAATTGGGGTGCTGCTATATATGATTCCTTATCTGCCAGCTTAACTCGATCAGCAAGGTCTGTTAGTGAGGGTATGAATTCTGACCAAGTTACTATTATAGGTTGCGCAGCTGTGTTACAGGTATATCAATCTTGTGTTTATGTTGTTTTGTGTAATACACCAACAACATAATTTGTTATTTTGTTCAATTGGCCAATTTTATCTACAACTCATCGTCAATGTTACAGATATGGGCGTTGGTGCATGTGTGTCTACGGAAAAAAGATCAGCAACCAACAAGCGTTTCATTTCCACGCTTTTTACAGTGGCAAAAACTTAATATGGGGAGCACAACTATTGCAACAGCTTTTGAAAAGAATCCTGTAATATCCCTAAAAAGTCCTATAATTAGTTACATGTTTTGGAAACTTTGAATATTGTTGATGGGTATTTTATGATTTTACTCTTCAAATGGTGATATTCCAGGTTCTTGAAGACTTGGTTTGCTCTAAAGAGGAGATTGATCAGCATGAGGTCCTCAGGCAAGCGATGACTGAAGCAATTGAGGGTTTTTGTCATTGGAAATGTCTCACTAGTGACAATGAGGATATGGACAGTAAACATGAGCGACTGAGTGGACAGTTTAACGAACTTGAACATAAGGTATTGATACTTCAGCAAGAGGTGGACATAATCAAAAAGTTCATAGGTTTGCAATCAACGCCTACTCCCACTAAAGATGAAGGACATGACATGGAGCCTGTATACCCCAGTGAAGGTCATGAGGATGGGCCTACATGCCCCGATGAAGTTCATGAGGATGAGCCTGCATGCCATGATGGGTCACCTCAACCATTAAGACCGAATCCTCCTCCATGTACAAAAGAGAAACTTTTGAAGAAATTGTATAGCTTTTGTACTCGTAAGAAAACTAGTGATGGTGGAAGATCAGAGTATGttctaaatataatttttttgactTACACGTCATTCTTGTTGGTCGATGTGTTAATTACATGCTAGTGATGCTCAATGTGCAGGATCATTGTTGATATGTTTGGTCAGTACCTTAGCCTTCAAGACATGCTGTGCATGAGACCAAGACATTGCGTCAACACTATGGTAATTATTAACTTGACAATCATACGTTAACTATGTTTGTATGATGGCCCCAATAACCACTAGTTCATTACTAATATAAtgcaaattattttatttcatatgtAATGTCAGATCTTCTTACTAGCAGCCAAGGTCTTCATGCGTGATGAAGTAGAACACACGGAGCTGTTACCCGTTACATGTTTAGCCATGTCTTAGTCGTGAGTAATCTTCAGAGTAAATGTTGTCATTTAAGTTATGTTATGTAGATACTAATTGTATATTTTTTGTTGGTAGGATAAGGTGAAAAATGAGTTGGGTTTTATTCGATCTGGATTACGTCCAATTTGGAGTAAGAGAACCATTACAGAAGTTGCTCATGATAATAATGCAATGCATAGTCTGATGCATTGTAATTTGGTAAGTATCCAATATAACTTTTAACAAAGCATATACAAAAATTGAGCAATGTAAAGTTGATGTCGTTTATCTATTGCAGATATTTGCACCTGCATTATTTGAGGGCCATTGGTTCTGCTACGTGGTGGACAAGAATCACAAGGTTTTATATGTGTTAGATTC
This is a stretch of genomic DNA from Lotus japonicus ecotype B-129 chromosome 1, LjGifu_v1.2. It encodes these proteins:
- the LOC130734400 gene encoding FBD-associated F-box protein At5g56370-like gives rise to the protein MADRISTLPDEVHSHILSFLPTQNAITTSVLSKGWKPLWRSVPTLFFDDQTYLINDKPYDSFSKFIYRTILNRDMQKPITSFRLQCGHSNFNLSDSDVTTWVNAAMQSGIENLHIELPSSSDPVRLRSSSIFSCKTLVVLKLIALDVDVFSISDLPFLKTLHLDYVEFRGPNYLMKLLSGCPVLEDLRLTRIYCAGSDSPRPSNKNLKSLSKLVRADIFRIGPNFALKVICNVEFLRIDKYPDADDNPVFPNLTHVELMFGTGMNWDLVLAMLKNWPKLQKLSLDMVESDTDMVWNSPFNVPECLFSQLRKCSITNYSGTESEQQFAKYMMKNSGVLQTMTICTACSSKLQDKFEMLKELSSCPRSSAICELLFK
- the LOC130732820 gene encoding uncharacterized protein LOC130732820, which produces MTVLITSIVPIKLLVTLFLYFLGSQSFKALVITDWCCHESILGYGIDQGYKELINSAAHNHIRAKDTRKNMVQLRHKCRTNLLVEVNSHLTAAQKARIQSTPFRWTIQMGETLELSCPLLLELLYRWDEHLKGFRVGSRLVKFTLLHVYFALGLRIVGERVLMHDPEESHTRSLFEGKDITIPTIVEQLKLFQRDEQVDDFCRLYLFLAFSVFYFPKTTSPVNGALLSMLDNLDALDQYNWGAAIYDSLSASLTRSARSVSEGMNSDQVTIIGCAAVLQIWALVHVCLRKKDQQPTSVSFPRFLQWQKLNMGSTTIATAFEKNPVLEDLVCSKEEIDQHEVLRQAMTEAIEGFCHWKCLTSDNEDMDSKHERLSGQFNELEHKVLILQQEVDIIKKFIGLQSTPTPTKDEGHDMEPVYPSEGHEDGPTCPDEVHEDEPACHDGSPQPLRPNPPPCTKEKLLKKLYSFCTRKKTSDGGRSEIIVDMFGQYLSLQDMLCMRPRHCVNTMIFLLAAKVFMRDEVEHTELLPDKVKNELGFIRSGLRPIWSKRTITEVAHDNNAMHSLMHCNLIFAPALFEGHWFCYVVDKNHKVLYVLDSLGKHHDSSADLMLLTNSLKGRFEELLCMLDNTLDKRNFTLQILYDDLHQQHNGHDCGIYVLKYMDIWDCVPRWGGMTMPNYSESSDQSVGRCTSSIRFIKTDNSTGYKDKYGPCALWLVMCMQVVSSVQYLANLTGTCYFRYFESKWHVNNTSNELFN